The Aminithiophilus ramosus genome contains a region encoding:
- a CDS encoding N-acyl-D-amino-acid deacylase family protein, with product MDELDILIRGGRVVHPERGVDEVADVALAGGKIAWIGHGDGSRARRVLDAEGLIVSPGFIDTHIHDEEVDDPDTAEQALLRQGVTTAIAGNCGSGPLGRDILPSRSRPWLNLGYLTGHRCLRQAVGIDDVYRAATAEETKGMVSLLERELESGSFGLSFGLEYAPNTSPDEIRALLEVLKAFPRRWVPVHIRYDGPRCVEAVQEVLDYARETGLRFQLSHLGSMTAFGRLSEVLALVEAARTDGVDVTFDCYPYDAFCTHIGSTVFDPGFEERWGKGFEALEAGSGKYKGRFLDGAIYAEMRRDDPDALIIAHVMNEEEVRLCLAHPRCAIASDTLLKGGQGHPRAAGTFPRALRILRDEGLSWPQALYHATTLPARMAWIDAGRLEAGAVADIVVFDGERLRDRATFKEELLPPEGIAWVIVNGRVAVEGNRVLPDRAGRLLSREEATEEA from the coding sequence TTGGACGAACTGGATATCCTCATTCGCGGCGGGCGCGTCGTCCACCCCGAAAGGGGAGTGGACGAGGTGGCCGACGTGGCCCTTGCGGGAGGCAAGATCGCCTGGATCGGCCATGGCGACGGCTCCCGGGCCCGCAGGGTCCTCGACGCCGAGGGCCTTATCGTCTCGCCCGGTTTCATCGATACCCACATTCACGACGAGGAGGTCGACGACCCCGATACGGCCGAGCAGGCCCTCCTCAGACAGGGCGTGACGACGGCCATCGCCGGCAACTGCGGCTCCGGCCCCCTGGGGCGGGACATCCTTCCCAGCCGGAGCCGTCCCTGGCTCAATCTGGGCTATCTGACGGGGCACCGCTGCCTCCGCCAGGCCGTGGGCATCGACGACGTCTATCGGGCCGCCACGGCCGAGGAGACGAAGGGCATGGTCTCCCTCCTGGAGCGGGAGCTGGAATCGGGCTCCTTCGGCCTCTCCTTCGGCCTCGAATATGCCCCCAACACGAGTCCCGACGAGATCCGAGCCCTCCTGGAGGTCCTCAAGGCCTTTCCCCGCCGGTGGGTTCCCGTCCACATCCGCTACGACGGCCCCCGCTGCGTCGAGGCCGTCCAGGAGGTCCTCGACTACGCGAGGGAGACGGGGCTGCGCTTTCAGCTCTCCCATCTGGGGAGCATGACGGCCTTCGGCCGCCTGTCCGAGGTCCTGGCCCTCGTCGAGGCGGCGCGGACCGACGGCGTCGACGTCACCTTCGACTGCTATCCCTATGATGCCTTCTGCACCCACATCGGATCGACCGTCTTCGACCCCGGATTCGAGGAGCGATGGGGCAAGGGGTTCGAGGCCCTGGAGGCGGGCAGCGGCAAGTACAAGGGACGTTTCCTCGACGGGGCCATCTACGCGGAGATGCGCCGCGACGATCCCGACGCCCTCATCATCGCCCACGTCATGAACGAAGAGGAGGTGCGCCTCTGCCTCGCCCATCCCCGCTGCGCCATCGCCTCCGACACGCTCCTCAAGGGGGGACAGGGACACCCGAGGGCGGCGGGGACCTTTCCCCGGGCGCTGCGGATCCTGCGCGACGAGGGGCTTTCGTGGCCTCAGGCCCTCTACCACGCCACGACCCTTCCGGCCCGGATGGCCTGGATCGACGCGGGACGCCTCGAGGCCGGGGCCGTCGCCGACATCGTCGTCTTCGACGGGGAAAGGCTGCGAGACAGGGCCACCTTCAAAGAGGAACTTCTCCCGCCCGAGGGGATCGCCTGGGTCATCGTCAACGGCAGAGTCGCCGTCGAAGGGAACCGCGTCCTTCCCGACAGGGCCGGACGGCTCCTTTCCCGCGAAGAGGCTACGGAAGAGGCCTGA